A single region of the Sandaracinaceae bacterium genome encodes:
- a CDS encoding dynamin family protein: MGLLDRVGRFLDDVLLLPDDVRETLETGEEALSAELFVEAERMFMDVLATRPGLGRAALGLARARAGLGDQAGALAALTEARTHSTLDPSVSLWAARMALEAGQLPLAADAARDAARALAEEGGPRFADACRLRAEAEWRRERPDRAVRELRKALSATPQDHALAVRLIEACVAAARVPDAQRAAEALDPASLMPDHAARVGLALSRAGLAEPSLSWLRRAADSGDATALIALAEGQLAAGRLSEAELHARSAIARGGGARALATLADVLVAGRRGAEAAEAVSAAAHASADVELHRGAVRVADPDDVPALTRYADALARVAPGDPVEQLARGLVALARGDIATAAQLDPGDEPRGVLLRARVALRQGRPADALAFLDSFGHAARGRSYAAVDAARVGELRKAALKASWTDAAAGEVDLPGAIDAVARFAESRGLDDVTRAARGLRDELDRPLLLAVLGEFNAGKSTLINAIIGAEVAPMGIVPTTATLNVLRGGAARRVRLVRVDGSTREGDYDSLRDLLADAEAADESVDHVEIVLPSEDLERVWIMDAPGTNALDPAHERLAREAARRADAVLWVFDAAQAGKKTEASFYAAFRGSGRKVIPVLNKRDRLSADDLARVSAVVRASWAADEADVSAGEPMGDLVTVSGRSALKAKLAGDEQALTDSGFVAFLAHLDREVFARSRELKRRACTSRLLAVLDRALETERELLEAQGRIVARLNARAGRVGARQADLTDQARDVVRAVVAGEEAALEAAADELLSVLKPRGATFGRSALSADDQAFLGELLERRFTLALEQAERRLVAQVRGVLAQAMAGTRPEEEQDSPIDLDLRVRAALASPFSAYLGYQRGLLRGGGLRRLFDEALPRAVANRQGAVAALSVVRADARAELGGALRDALGELVGSLERAVLAEARAAEQHAEHLSSEVFGPLRALREVLAEMMRVAEDSLRVARFGSA, translated from the coding sequence ATGGGGCTGCTCGACCGCGTGGGGCGCTTCCTGGACGACGTGCTGCTCCTGCCCGACGACGTCCGCGAGACGCTCGAGACGGGTGAGGAGGCGCTCAGCGCAGAGCTGTTCGTCGAGGCCGAGCGGATGTTCATGGACGTGCTCGCGACGCGTCCAGGGCTCGGCCGCGCCGCCCTGGGGCTGGCGCGCGCGCGCGCGGGCCTGGGTGACCAGGCGGGAGCGCTCGCCGCGCTGACCGAGGCGCGCACGCACTCGACGTTGGACCCGAGCGTGTCGCTGTGGGCGGCGCGCATGGCGCTCGAGGCCGGTCAGCTGCCGCTGGCTGCCGACGCCGCGCGAGATGCTGCGCGTGCGCTCGCCGAGGAAGGAGGGCCACGGTTTGCGGATGCATGCCGGTTGCGCGCCGAGGCCGAGTGGCGGCGCGAGCGCCCAGACCGGGCTGTGCGCGAGCTCCGCAAGGCCCTCAGCGCCACGCCTCAGGACCACGCGCTTGCCGTGCGTCTGATCGAAGCGTGCGTCGCCGCGGCCCGAGTGCCTGATGCACAGCGGGCGGCCGAGGCACTCGATCCGGCGTCGCTGATGCCCGACCACGCGGCGCGCGTTGGACTTGCGCTCTCTCGCGCAGGGCTCGCCGAGCCTTCGCTCAGCTGGCTGCGCCGCGCCGCTGATTCGGGAGACGCCACGGCGCTGATCGCGCTCGCCGAAGGCCAGCTGGCTGCGGGTCGGCTCTCCGAGGCAGAGCTGCACGCGCGCTCTGCCATCGCACGAGGCGGAGGGGCGCGCGCTCTAGCGACCTTGGCCGACGTGCTGGTGGCGGGGCGCCGCGGCGCGGAGGCCGCCGAGGCCGTGTCTGCGGCCGCACACGCCAGTGCCGACGTCGAGCTGCACCGCGGCGCCGTGCGTGTGGCCGACCCCGACGATGTGCCGGCGCTCACGCGCTACGCCGACGCGCTCGCCCGCGTGGCTCCGGGCGACCCCGTCGAGCAGCTGGCGCGTGGTCTTGTCGCGCTCGCGCGCGGCGACATCGCGACGGCCGCGCAGCTCGACCCCGGCGACGAGCCGCGCGGCGTGCTCCTCCGCGCGCGCGTGGCGCTGCGCCAGGGGCGCCCGGCCGACGCGCTCGCCTTCCTCGACTCCTTCGGCCACGCGGCTCGCGGCCGCTCCTACGCGGCGGTCGACGCGGCGCGGGTCGGCGAGCTCCGCAAGGCGGCGCTCAAGGCCAGCTGGACCGACGCCGCAGCCGGCGAGGTGGACCTACCAGGCGCCATCGACGCCGTGGCGCGCTTTGCCGAGAGTCGCGGCCTGGACGATGTCACGCGCGCCGCGCGTGGGCTGCGCGACGAGCTCGACCGCCCGCTCCTGCTCGCTGTGCTTGGCGAGTTCAACGCCGGCAAGAGCACGCTCATCAACGCCATCATCGGCGCCGAGGTGGCGCCCATGGGCATCGTCCCGACCACCGCCACGCTCAACGTGCTGCGCGGCGGCGCAGCGCGGCGCGTGCGCCTGGTGCGTGTGGACGGCAGCACGCGCGAGGGCGACTACGACTCGCTGCGCGACCTGCTGGCGGACGCCGAGGCCGCGGACGAGAGCGTGGACCACGTCGAGATCGTCCTGCCCAGCGAGGACCTCGAGCGTGTGTGGATCATGGATGCGCCCGGCACCAACGCGCTCGATCCCGCGCACGAGCGGCTGGCGCGCGAGGCGGCGCGGCGGGCGGACGCCGTGTTGTGGGTCTTCGATGCTGCGCAGGCGGGCAAGAAGACCGAGGCGAGCTTCTACGCAGCCTTCCGTGGCTCGGGGCGCAAGGTCATCCCGGTGCTGAACAAGCGCGACCGGCTGTCTGCCGACGACCTCGCGCGTGTCTCCGCGGTGGTACGCGCCAGCTGGGCGGCGGACGAAGCCGACGTCTCGGCGGGCGAGCCGATGGGCGACCTCGTGACGGTCTCCGGCCGCTCCGCGCTCAAGGCCAAGCTGGCGGGCGACGAGCAGGCGTTGACGGACAGTGGCTTCGTAGCGTTCCTAGCTCACCTCGATCGTGAGGTCTTCGCGCGCTCACGCGAGCTCAAGCGCCGCGCGTGCACCTCGCGATTGCTCGCGGTGCTCGACCGCGCGCTCGAGACGGAGCGCGAGCTGCTCGAAGCGCAGGGACGCATCGTCGCACGGCTCAATGCCCGCGCGGGGCGCGTGGGGGCGCGTCAGGCAGACCTCACGGACCAGGCGCGCGATGTGGTGCGCGCCGTGGTCGCGGGCGAGGAGGCCGCCCTCGAAGCGGCCGCCGACGAGCTGCTCAGCGTCCTCAAGCCGCGCGGCGCCACCTTCGGCCGCAGCGCGCTGTCGGCCGACGATCAGGCGTTCCTTGGCGAGCTGCTCGAGCGGCGCTTCACCTTGGCGCTGGAGCAGGCGGAGCGGCGTCTGGTCGCCCAGGTGCGCGGCGTCCTCGCGCAGGCCATGGCGGGCACGCGCCCAGAGGAAGAGCAAGACTCGCCCATCGACCTCGACCTGCGGGTGCGGGCCGCGCTCGCGTCGCCGTTCTCGGCCTACCTCGGGTACCAGCGGGGCCTCCTCCGCGGCGGGGGGTTGCGTCGGCTGTTCGACGAAGCGCTGCCGCGGGCCGTGGCCAACCGCCAGGGAGCGGTCGCGGCCTTGTCCGTGGTGCGCGCCGACGCGCGGGCGGAGTTGGGGGGCGCGCTGCGCGATGCGCTCGGCGAGCTGGTCGGCTCCCTGGAGCGCGCGGTGCTGGCGGAGGCGCGCGCCGCGGAGCAGCACGCGGAGCACCTGAGCTCGGAGGTGTTCGGCCCGCTGCGCGCCCTGCGTGAGGTGCTGGCCGAGATGATGCGCGTCGCCGAAGATTCTCTTCGGGTCGCTAGATTCGGGAGCGCCTGA
- the pheA gene encoding prephenate dehydratase produces the protein MDQELEDLRAALDGVDSKLVDTLVERRDLVKQVARFKVARGRGIRDPQREQELLEKLVARGESAGLDSHFVTRLFREIIDHSVRLQQEYFSTSGDPNGAPRRTIVVAFQGGEGAYSHLAATRHFGARDAKVLYEGFPSFKLMLEAVKNGMADYAVLPIENSIAGSINENYDLLAKMDLHLVGEEMQRVEHCLIGVAEVPLTKIRRIFSHPVALAQCGAFLATLTNCHAEAFSDTALSVRRVKDEQDLSQAAIASEEAARVYGLPVLARGIADQKDNFTRMVMVAKEPVVYDAALQCKTSLILSTKHEGGALLKVLQTLANHGLNLTKLESRPQPDSPFEYVFYVDFEGNTVTPETQAALEELRACTSFLRVLGSYPARRPS, from the coding sequence GTGGACCAAGAATTGGAAGACCTCCGGGCCGCCCTCGACGGCGTGGACAGCAAGCTCGTGGACACCCTCGTGGAGCGTCGCGACCTGGTGAAGCAGGTGGCGCGCTTCAAGGTCGCCAGGGGGCGTGGCATCCGTGACCCGCAACGCGAGCAGGAGCTGCTGGAGAAGCTGGTCGCCCGCGGTGAGTCCGCCGGGCTCGACTCCCACTTCGTCACGCGCCTGTTCCGCGAGATCATCGACCACTCCGTGCGCTTGCAGCAGGAGTATTTCTCGACATCCGGCGACCCGAACGGGGCTCCGCGGCGCACCATCGTCGTGGCGTTTCAGGGGGGGGAGGGGGCCTACAGTCACCTCGCCGCCACGCGGCACTTCGGCGCCCGCGACGCGAAGGTGCTCTACGAGGGCTTCCCCAGCTTCAAGCTCATGCTGGAGGCGGTGAAGAACGGGATGGCCGACTACGCCGTGCTCCCCATCGAGAACAGCATCGCCGGCTCCATCAACGAGAACTACGACTTGCTCGCCAAGATGGACCTGCACCTGGTCGGCGAAGAGATGCAGCGCGTGGAGCACTGCCTGATCGGCGTGGCCGAGGTTCCCCTCACCAAGATCCGTCGCATCTTCTCGCACCCGGTGGCGCTCGCCCAGTGCGGCGCCTTCCTCGCGACGCTCACCAACTGTCACGCAGAGGCCTTCAGCGACACAGCGCTCTCGGTGCGTCGTGTCAAGGACGAGCAGGATCTGTCGCAGGCTGCCATCGCCAGTGAAGAGGCCGCGCGAGTGTACGGACTGCCCGTGCTGGCGCGCGGCATCGCGGATCAGAAGGACAACTTCACGCGCATGGTGATGGTGGCCAAGGAGCCCGTCGTCTATGACGCTGCGCTGCAGTGCAAGACCTCGCTCATCCTGTCCACCAAGCACGAGGGCGGCGCGCTCCTGAAAGTGCTGCAGACACTCGCGAACCACGGGTTGAACCTCACCAAGCTCGAGTCGCGTCCGCAGCCCGACTCGCCGTTCGAGTACGTCTTCTACGTGGACTTCGAGGGCAACACCGTCACGCCCGAGACGCAGGCTGCGCTCGAGGAGCTGCGCGCGTGCACGTCGTTCCTGCGCGTGCTGGGCTCGTACCCGGCGCGTCGTCCGAGTTGA
- a CDS encoding TetR/AcrR family transcriptional regulator: protein MTRDPRDPAPPSTRTRRSADEARNDILDAAQAAFEQGGPEAVRLKPIAQACGVTHSGVLYHFGSREGLLEALFQRAALALREDTLSAVNGAWVGGRMDVEELLTSVYERVADPSRATLLAYLLAHGRDPFPAANEQGLARIAQGISAFSSGFMKNGKLSDEDAAFGLELMALVMFGDLLVGDHVRARLRDEPVDEQRERFRKRFSALLLAIGGVKEE, encoded by the coding sequence ATGACACGCGATCCACGAGACCCCGCCCCGCCCAGCACTCGCACACGCCGCAGCGCCGACGAGGCGCGCAACGACATCCTCGACGCCGCTCAGGCTGCGTTCGAGCAGGGAGGCCCCGAGGCCGTGCGGCTCAAACCCATCGCCCAAGCGTGCGGGGTGACCCACTCGGGGGTGCTCTACCACTTCGGCTCGCGCGAAGGTCTGTTGGAGGCGCTCTTCCAACGAGCGGCGCTCGCCCTCCGAGAGGACACGCTGTCGGCCGTCAACGGCGCGTGGGTGGGCGGTCGCATGGACGTCGAGGAGCTGCTCACGAGCGTCTACGAGCGCGTGGCCGACCCCTCTCGTGCGACGCTGCTGGCCTACCTGCTGGCACACGGACGCGATCCGTTCCCCGCGGCGAACGAGCAGGGGCTCGCGCGCATCGCTCAGGGTATCAGCGCGTTCTCGTCGGGGTTCATGAAGAACGGCAAGCTGTCCGACGAGGACGCAGCTTTCGGCCTCGAGCTGATGGCCCTCGTCATGTTCGGCGATCTGCTGGTGGGAGACCACGTGCGCGCGCGGTTGCGTGACGAGCCGGTGGACGAACAACGGGAGCGCTTTCGGAAGCGCTTCTCCGCGCTGCTGTTGGCCATCGGAGGCGTCAAAGAGGAGTAG
- a CDS encoding MBL fold metallo-hydrolase: MKSIDPSAASPLSSRRRWVVAGLLVLAFAAVGAWVMARRPTRRVVDTVRPVSTPAVLDAHCEDAVGRPRVLRVADNVLVAVGYDLANTILITSPDGHVVVDVGMSPARARIVREALLREAPGGVRAIVLTHSHIDHIGGASAWMEEGTEVWATEAFRDHFLKQYGSFRLAETVRGARQFGWHVDAESLPCSALGRRVDLEAAMESGIVLPTRTFSGEASFEVGGVRIELHEAHGETHDQLFVWLPQSEVLLPGDNYYRAFPNLYTIRGTSPRPVDDWIRSLDRMRALSPRHLVPSHTVPISGQDLIGAALTRYRDGIQWVRDRVVAQANAGVPVDRIAEEMSLPRGLAEDPALAPLYGQLDWSARAIYDAHLGWFDGRPETLYPVAADVVAERSVRMMGGREAVLSAAREARREADPRWALHLLTLLRDAGSLDATAGSEGARELADTLADVAQAVGNSNGRGYLLESAHELRAGEAEPLVPRPAPSMLDAVPIHQFFEIMVTRLIPELGSDTHETVRFDFSDTDETFFVTVRRGVAEVVASRTPLPGTPEPLAVVHTTTGVWRRLATDMTSPVAALASGELRIDGDPLGFEAFTSRFRRGL; this comes from the coding sequence ATGAAGAGCATCGATCCGAGCGCTGCGAGTCCCCTCTCGAGTCGCCGAAGGTGGGTGGTGGCGGGTCTGCTCGTGTTGGCCTTCGCCGCAGTGGGAGCCTGGGTGATGGCGCGGCGCCCGACGCGGCGCGTGGTGGACACGGTACGCCCCGTCAGCACCCCCGCGGTGCTCGACGCGCACTGCGAGGACGCCGTCGGTCGTCCGCGTGTCCTCCGCGTGGCCGACAACGTGCTCGTCGCGGTGGGCTACGACCTGGCGAACACCATCCTGATCACGAGCCCGGATGGGCACGTCGTGGTCGATGTCGGCATGAGCCCCGCGCGGGCCCGGATAGTCCGCGAAGCGCTCTTGCGCGAGGCGCCTGGGGGGGTGCGCGCCATCGTGCTCACGCACAGTCACATCGACCATATTGGAGGAGCGAGCGCCTGGATGGAAGAGGGAACCGAGGTCTGGGCCACAGAGGCCTTCCGGGACCACTTCTTGAAACAGTATGGTTCGTTTCGTCTCGCGGAGACGGTGCGGGGGGCGCGGCAGTTCGGCTGGCACGTCGATGCCGAGAGCCTTCCGTGCTCCGCGCTCGGTCGCCGCGTGGATCTCGAGGCGGCCATGGAGTCCGGCATCGTGCTGCCCACGCGCACGTTCTCGGGCGAGGCGAGCTTCGAGGTCGGGGGCGTGCGGATCGAGCTGCACGAAGCTCACGGCGAGACCCACGACCAGCTCTTCGTGTGGCTCCCACAGAGCGAGGTGCTGCTCCCTGGCGACAACTACTACCGGGCGTTCCCGAACCTCTACACCATCCGCGGCACGAGCCCACGCCCCGTGGACGACTGGATCCGGTCGCTGGACCGCATGCGCGCCCTCTCGCCACGCCACCTCGTTCCATCGCACACGGTGCCGATCTCCGGCCAGGACCTCATCGGGGCGGCGCTGACGCGCTACCGCGACGGAATCCAGTGGGTGCGGGATCGCGTCGTCGCGCAGGCGAACGCCGGGGTGCCCGTGGACCGCATCGCGGAGGAGATGTCGCTCCCGCGTGGGCTGGCCGAAGATCCCGCCCTCGCACCGCTCTATGGGCAGCTGGACTGGTCGGCGCGCGCCATCTACGACGCTCACCTGGGATGGTTCGATGGTCGCCCGGAGACACTGTACCCCGTCGCAGCGGACGTCGTGGCAGAGCGCAGTGTGCGGATGATGGGCGGGCGGGAAGCGGTGCTGTCCGCGGCGCGTGAGGCGCGACGCGAGGCCGACCCGCGCTGGGCGTTGCACCTCCTGACGCTGCTGCGCGACGCCGGATCCCTGGACGCCACCGCCGGGAGCGAGGGCGCGCGCGAGCTCGCCGACACGTTGGCAGACGTGGCGCAGGCGGTCGGCAACAGCAATGGGCGCGGCTACCTGTTGGAGAGCGCCCACGAGCTGCGCGCGGGAGAGGCGGAGCCGCTGGTGCCCCGTCCGGCGCCCAGCATGTTGGACGCGGTGCCCATCCACCAGTTCTTCGAGATCATGGTCACGCGCCTCATCCCCGAGCTGGGCTCGGACACGCACGAGACGGTGCGCTTCGACTTCAGCGACACGGACGAGACGTTCTTCGTCACGGTGCGCCGAGGTGTCGCGGAGGTCGTCGCCAGCCGAACCCCCCTCCCCGGGACCCCCGAGCCGCTCGCCGTCGTTCACACGACCACCGGTG